The window GACCGCCCAGGCTCGCGAGTACCGCGACATCTGCACGACCCGTGGTGCAGAAGGGGACTGGAGGGAAGGATGCGGCGCCGGCCGGCCGGTCGGCCGTGCACATGTCTCCGCACGGCCGGCCCGCACCCCGGCCCGGATCAGAGTGCCCGGAGCTTCTCCAGCAGGGGAGCGGCGACCTCGGCGACGAAACGCTCCTGCTGCGCGTCGCCGATCTGGACGACGGCGACGTCGGTGAAGCCGGCATCCAGGAACGGCCGCACGCTCTCGGCGAGCTCGTCGAGGTCCGGTCCGCAGGCGATCGAGTCCGCGACGTCCTCCGGCCGGACGAACTGGGACGCGGCCGCGAACCCGGCGGGCGTCGGCAGGTCGGCGTTGACGCCCCAGCCGCCGCCGAACCAGCGGAACTCGTCGTGTGCGCGGGCGATGGCCGTCTCGCGGTCCGGGTCCCAGCTGATCGGGATCTGACCGATCTTGCGGCTCTCGCCGGACTCCGACCCGCCCGCCGGGTGCTTGTCGTCCCACGCCTTCACGAGGTCCGCGTCCGGCTCGACGGCGATGAGGTGGTCGGAGAGGTCGACGAACTTCTCGATGGAGCTGTCGCCCGACACCGCGACCCCGATGGGCACGCCGCCGTCGGGGTTGTCCCAGATGCGGGCGGAGTCGACCCGGAAGTACTGGCCGTCGTAGGTGACGAGCTCGCCGGTGTGCAGAGCCCGGATGATCTCGATCGCCTCGACGAGCATGTCCTGGCGCATCTGCACGGCAGGCCACCCCTCGCCCACGACGTGCTCGTTGAGGTTCTCGCCCGAGCCGAGGCCGAGCGTGAAGCGTCCCTCGGAGAGCAGCTGCAGCGTGGCGGCCTTCTGAGCGACGATCGTCGGGTGGTAGCGCATCGTCGGGCAGGTGACGTAGGTCATCAGCTCGACGCGGCTCGTCGCCTGCGCGACGGCTCCCAGCACGGTCCACGCGTGGGGCGCGTGTCCCTGGCTCGTCAGCCAGGGCGAGAAGTGGTCGCTGGAGACGAGGAAGTCGAATCCCGCCTCCTCCGCGCCGGAGGCGTAGCGCACGAGCTCGCGCGGTCCGCTCTGCTCGGTCATGAGGGTGTAACCGAAACGTGTCATCGCATCGTCCTTCCGTGAGGGGTGTCAGCGACGTTAGGCCCCGCAGTGCCTCTCACTCCGGGCCTTGCGCCGAGGCCCCGGATGCGGCAGGCGCCGATGGCCTCGACGGATCGCTCGGTGCCCGAGGGCTGTGCTCTGATCAGCGCAGGCTGAGCACCGCATCCCAGACGGCGTCGGCGACTGCGCGCTTCGAGCCGGAGGTCTCGGTCTCGGAGCCCTCCGTCAGCAGCAGCGCGGCGTTCTCCTCGGACTCGAATCCCTCGCTCCAGCCGACGCGGTTGACGACGAGCAGATCGGCGTCCTTGCGCTCTCGCTTGCGGCGCCCGCGCTCACGTAGCTCGTCGCCGGATGCGGTCTCCGCGGCGAATCCGACGATGGTCTGGCCGGGTCGGCGTGCACGGGCGAGTCCCGCCAGGACGTCGGGATTCTCTACGAGCCGCAGTGTCAGGGTGCCGTCGCCGCCCTCCTTCGTGAGCTTCGTGTCGGCGACCTCGCTCACGCGGTAGTCCGACACCGCGGCGGCCATCACGACGACATCCGCGACGGACGCGGCCGCCACGACCGCATCCTGCAGCTCTGCGGTCGTGCCCACGTGCGAGATGTGGATGCGGGGGTGGGAGGCGGCCGAAGCGAGCACAGCCGCCTCCACGTGCGCGGCGACGAGATCGACCTCGGCTCCGCGGTCGGCGGCGGCCAGGGCAAGGGCGATGCCTTGCCTCCCGCTCGAGCGGTTGCCGATGAAGCGCACCGGGTCGAGCGGTTCGCGCGTGCCGCCCGCGCTCACGAGCACCCGTAGTCCTTCGAGGTCGGGTGCGGTCACGGCGCCGAGGGCCGTGCGCAGGATGTCCGCCGGCTCGCTCATCCGGCCGGGTCCGCTGTCGCCGCCGGTGAGGAGCCCGTCATCGGGGCCGACGACGATCACGCCGCGGCTGCGCAGGGTCGCCATGTTGGCGGTCGTCGCGGGGTGGCGCCACATCTCGGTGTGCATCGCCGGGGCGATGACCACCGGGGCGGTTGTCGCGAGCAGCGTCGTGCCGAGAAGGTCGTCGGCGATGCCGGCGGCCATCTTGGCGATGGTGTTCGCGGTGGCGGGTGCGACGATCACGAGATCCGCCTGCTGTCCGAGGGAGACGTGGCGTACACGTGCGACATCGTCGTGCACCGAGGTGGTGACCGGGTTGCGGCTGAGGGCCTCCCAGGTCGGTAGGCCCACGAACCGGAGGGCATCGGCCGTGGGGACGACGTGGACCTCGTGGCCCGCGCGAACGAGGTCGCGCACCAGATGTACCGTCTTGTATGCGGCGATGCCGCCCGTGACTGCGACGACGACGAACATGTGTCGATTGTCGCATCCGGTCCCGCCGCCCGAAGGAGACCGTTCCGCCGATGTGCACCGTGATCGTCCGCGTGCCCGAGGACGCGAGTGAGCCCACGCGCGTCGTGGCCATCCGCGACGAGGACCCGAATCGTCCCTGGAACCGGCTGGGACCCTGGTGGCCCGACACCTACCCGGGCGTCATCGGGGTGCACGACGTGCGAGCCGGCGGCGCGTGGCTCGCGGCCGATCCCGCCGCATCCCGGCTGGCGGTCCTGCTGAACCGCGCCGACACCTCACCTCTCGCGGACGACGCGGTCACCTCTCGTGGCGTGCTGCCGCTGGAGGCGGTGGCGGGCCGTGTGCCTGAGGATGCGCCGCCGACGCGAGGCTTCAACCTGCTGGATGTCTCGCGGGCCGGCGCTCGAGTCATCTCGTGGGACGGCGAAGCGCTGCGCGAGAGCATGCTGAGCCCCGGCACCCACATGATCGCTCACGACGACCTCGACGATCCGCGCACCGCGCGCATCACCCACTGGCTGCCGCAGTTCGCCGCGGTGGCCGACGAGGAATCCGGCGACGGCTGGTGGCGCACCTGGCTCGAGGTCATCGAGCGCAGCGCGGAGCTGGAGGCGACGGACGACCGCGCGCTCATCCGCGATCATCGCCATCTGGGTATCCCGACGCTGTCGCTGCTCGTGTGCGTGGCGAGTGTCGGGGGAGAGGATGGAGTGGACGTCCGCTACGCGGACCTTCCCTCGCCGGGACACTGGGGGCCGCTCACCCCGACCGTCTGAGTCAGGATGCCGTGGGGGCGGGGTGGGTGTCGAAGTGCTCGGCAACGAGCATGATGCCGCCCGACGAGTTGGCGGAGTTGGCCAGCTCCTCGACCCATTCGCGGCTGAGCATGGCCGGCTCCGGGTCGTCGAAGACGAAGCGCAGCGGAATCGACGGATGCAGCCACAGCGTGCTGCGGCCCCGCGGCTGGTCGTCGGGATGCCGCCACGACAGCGTGAAGCTCTCACCGCGGCGGAGCTTGGTCGCGATGACGACCTTGAGATGCGCGAGAGCACGATCCTCGATGTGGATCGGCGTGCTGCCGCCGCCGTAGTAGATGGTTCCCATGCGCACACCCTAATCCCGACCCATCGGTAACGGGAGGTCATGGCATCCGGGCCGCGCTGGTTATGCTCGTACCGTGGGCCGATTCATTTACGACACCGCCTCGAACGCCGTCGAGATCGAGGACAGGACTCTCGCGCATCTGCGCATCGTCGTGATGAACAAGCTGCGCCGCGGCGAGCCCTTCATGTTCGACGTGGAGGTGGGCGACGGCAGCGGTCGCCGCAGCTTCTGGGTGCACCCCTCGGTGCCGATGCAGTTCCACTTCTATGGTTCGCGTCAGCCGAAGATCAACCGCGCCTGGGTCGAAGACCTCATGCTCGCCGCATCCGGCCCGCACGGGCTCTCGATCGTGCCGGAGCCGGCCGACGAGCCCGTCGACCACGGCTGAGAAGTCCTACGGCGCCCTGCGCGGGCTGTCAAGGGTGCCCTGGGTCGTCTCGCGGATGCGGCAGGCTTGTCTTCCGCAGGAGGTGAGGCCGATGCGCCCCCGCGACGAGAACCCTCAGCCCGATTCACCCGAGGGCCCGCTGTTCGACAGCGTGCCGGGCATCGACGTCGTGGACGGCGAGCTCCTGCCGCGAACCGATGGGCCGGTCACTCCCGGATCGTCGCGCTGATCCAATCCAGCACGCGCTCGTGCACGAGCGTCCTCGCCAGAGGCTCGCAATGTCCGTCCGCGCCCTCGGCCGCGGTGAAGCGCGCCAGACGCGAGACGTCCGGCGTCATGGCGGCGAGTCTCTCCGACTGACCCGGCCAGAACTGCTCACCCTCGGGCGAGGTGATCAGCAGCGGCGTGTCGATGCGCGCAGCCTCGGCCTCCGACAGGGCGAACTCCCGGATGCGGCGGATCACCGCGGCGTACCCGCCGCGTCCGACCGGGCGTGCTCGGAACGCCCACGTCGACGCGAGATCGACGGAGAATCGCATTCCGAGAGCCATATCGCGGTCGAACTGCGCATCCTTTCCCTCGTCGAGGAGTCTGCGGAGCGTCGCCGGTAAGTGGTCCGTCCACGACGTCGACACGTCGACGACGCCGGGATCGACGACGGCGGCCGCGAAACGGTGCTCGCCGGAGAGCGCCCGCGGCACCCAGTAGCCCCCTTGGCTGATGCCCCATGCGACGATGCGCTGCTCGTCGACGTAGCGGTGGCCCGCGAGCTCGTCGACGACGGGTGCCAGCACATTCTCCCAGTCCGGACGGAACGGGACGCCGTGCAGGAACAGCAAGGACTGCTGGCCGGGACCGTCGAAGACGTAGGCGTGAAATCCCCGCGCGAGGGCGGCGGCGACCCCCGTGCCCCACAGTGAGCTGATCGACCCGTCACTGCCGTTGACGAAGACGAGCGTCGGGCGGGGACCCGCCGCATCCGCGTGGAACAGGTAGCCGGGCATCGCGGTGCCGTCGAGCGGAACGTCGATCCGGCTCATGCGCACGCCCGCATCCGCGGCGAACGCGTCCCATGCGGAGCGGTGGGCGGAGAACAGGGACGCGGCTCGGTCCTCGTCGTCGGCGGCGGATGCGGCGTCCACCGCGACCGCGAGGTAGTTCGCCGCGCGCAGCGATGCCCCGCGCGCCGTGTCGGCGCGACCGTCGGCGGCCGCATCCTGCGCGTCCCGCGCGACGCGTTCCCCGAGCGCCTGCCAGGCCGACAGCCACGCCCCTGCATCCTTCGCCTTCACATCGCCGACGGCCGCGAGGACCTCGCCGATGTCCGCGCCGCCGGAGGGTGCGAGGCCGAGTACGCAGCGCACCGTGAAGTCACGGTCGGCGGACCGCGCGAACGGAGCGGCGAAGACACTGGTGTGCGACATGATCCCCCCGGATCGTCTTTGTGTCCGACAGTGTGTCAGAGGTGCTGCCAGGCCTCGGTGAGCACACCGCGCAGGATCTGCTCGATCTCGTCGAACTCCGCCGGTCCGATCGTGAGCGGCGGCGCGAGCTGGATCACGGGATCCCCGCGGTCGTCCGCGCGGCAGTAGAGTCCTGCGTCGTACAGCGCCTTGGAGAGGAACCCCCGGAGCAGCCGTTCCGACTCGGCTTCGTCGAACGTCTGCTTGGTCGTCTTGTCCTTCACGAGTTCGATGCCGAAGAAGTACCCGGCACCGCGGACGTCTCCCACGATCGGCAGATCCGTCAGCTGCTCGAGGGCGGCGCGGAAGAGGGGGGAGTTCTCGCGGACGTGCGCGTTGAGCTGCTCCTCCTCGAAGATGTCGAGGTTCTCGAGCGCGACCGCGGCCGACACAGGATGCCCCGCGAAGGTGTATCCGTGCGCGAAGCTGGTCGTTCCCGTGGCGAACGGCTCGTAGATGCGGTCGCTGACGATCGTGCCGCCGAGCGGGGAGTAGCCGCTGGTGACCGCTTTGGCGAAGGTGATCATGTCGGGCTGGTAGCCGAAGGCGTCGGCGGCGAAGTACTCGCCGACGCGGCCGAACGCGCAGATGACCTCGTCGCTGACGAGCAGCACGTCGTACGCGTCGCAGATCTCACGCACGCGCGCGAAGTAGCCGGGCGGGGGCGGGAAGCACCCACCCGAGTTCTGTACCGGCTCGAGGAAGACGGCGGCGACCGTGTCGGGGCCCTCGAACAGGATCATCTCCTCGATCCGGTCCGCCGCCCATCGGCCGAACTCCTCTTCCGAGGTGCCGGGGAAGCCCATCTCGGCAGCACGGTAGAAGTTCGTGTTGGGAACGCGGAAGCCGCCCGGTGTGACCGGCTCGAACATCTGCTTCATGCCGGGAAGGCCCGTGACGGCGAGTGCCCCCTGCGGAGTCCCGTGGTAGGCGATGGCGCGGGAGATCACCTTGTGTTTGCCGGGCTTGCCGACGAGTTTCCAGTAGTTCTTGGCGAGCTTGAACGCCGTCTCGACCGCCTCGCCGCCCCCCGTGGAGAAGAAGACGTGGTTCAGATCGCCCGGGGCGAGATCCGCGAGCCGGTCCGCGAGCTCGATCGCCGCCGGATGCGCGTACGACCAGATCGGGAAGAAGGCGAGCTGTTCGGCCTGACGTGCGCCCGCCTGTGCGAGGCGGCGCCGGCCGTGACCGGCGTTGACGACGAACAGGCCGGCGAGGCCGTCGATGTAGCGGCGCCCCGCCGCATCCCAGATGTGATGCCCCTCGCCGCGGACGATGATCGGGACGCCGTCGGGCGAGTCCATCGTGGACTGCCGGGCGAAGTGCATCCAGAGGTGGTCGCGCGCCTTGCTCTGCAGGTCGGCGATATCGAAGGGTGCGTGCTCAGGAGTCATGTCGGCGCCTCTCGTTGCGCCCGACGATACTCCCGACGCCGGCCAAACTGTACCCGCCGGACGGTCCCCCTCTCTCGCCCGAGTCGCGTCGCGCGGACGGGCGCGAAGAGGCCGGCGCGCGATCTGTCCCCCCAGCGCGCGCCGGCCCGTCTCGTTCGGCGCCTACGACGTGATGCTCACCACCGTGA is drawn from Microbacterium binotii and contains these coding sequences:
- a CDS encoding LLM class F420-dependent oxidoreductase; this encodes MTRFGYTLMTEQSGPRELVRYASGAEEAGFDFLVSSDHFSPWLTSQGHAPHAWTVLGAVAQATSRVELMTYVTCPTMRYHPTIVAQKAATLQLLSEGRFTLGLGSGENLNEHVVGEGWPAVQMRQDMLVEAIEIIRALHTGELVTYDGQYFRVDSARIWDNPDGGVPIGVAVSGDSSIEKFVDLSDHLIAVEPDADLVKAWDDKHPAGGSESGESRKIGQIPISWDPDRETAIARAHDEFRWFGGGWGVNADLPTPAGFAAASQFVRPEDVADSIACGPDLDELAESVRPFLDAGFTDVAVVQIGDAQQERFVAEVAAPLLEKLRAL
- the coaBC gene encoding bifunctional phosphopantothenoylcysteine decarboxylase/phosphopantothenate--cysteine ligase CoaBC; its protein translation is MFVVVAVTGGIAAYKTVHLVRDLVRAGHEVHVVPTADALRFVGLPTWEALSRNPVTTSVHDDVARVRHVSLGQQADLVIVAPATANTIAKMAAGIADDLLGTTLLATTAPVVIAPAMHTEMWRHPATTANMATLRSRGVIVVGPDDGLLTGGDSGPGRMSEPADILRTALGAVTAPDLEGLRVLVSAGGTREPLDPVRFIGNRSSGRQGIALALAAADRGAEVDLVAAHVEAAVLASAASHPRIHISHVGTTAELQDAVVAAASVADVVVMAAAVSDYRVSEVADTKLTKEGGDGTLTLRLVENPDVLAGLARARRPGQTIVGFAAETASGDELRERGRRKRERKDADLLVVNRVGWSEGFESEENAALLLTEGSETETSGSKRAVADAVWDAVLSLR
- a CDS encoding NRDE family protein; protein product: MCTVIVRVPEDASEPTRVVAIRDEDPNRPWNRLGPWWPDTYPGVIGVHDVRAGGAWLAADPAASRLAVLLNRADTSPLADDAVTSRGVLPLEAVAGRVPEDAPPTRGFNLLDVSRAGARVISWDGEALRESMLSPGTHMIAHDDLDDPRTARITHWLPQFAAVADEESGDGWWRTWLEVIERSAELEATDDRALIRDHRHLGIPTLSLLVCVASVGGEDGVDVRYADLPSPGHWGPLTPTV
- a CDS encoding ATP-dependent DNA ligase, with protein sequence MGRFIYDTASNAVEIEDRTLAHLRIVVMNKLRRGEPFMFDVEVGDGSGRRSFWVHPSVPMQFHFYGSRQPKINRAWVEDLMLAASGPHGLSIVPEPADEPVDHG
- a CDS encoding alpha/beta hydrolase family protein, which encodes MSHTSVFAAPFARSADRDFTVRCVLGLAPSGGADIGEVLAAVGDVKAKDAGAWLSAWQALGERVARDAQDAAADGRADTARGASLRAANYLAVAVDAASAADDEDRAASLFSAHRSAWDAFAADAGVRMSRIDVPLDGTAMPGYLFHADAAGPRPTLVFVNGSDGSISSLWGTGVAAALARGFHAYVFDGPGQQSLLFLHGVPFRPDWENVLAPVVDELAGHRYVDEQRIVAWGISQGGYWVPRALSGEHRFAAAVVDPGVVDVSTSWTDHLPATLRRLLDEGKDAQFDRDMALGMRFSVDLASTWAFRARPVGRGGYAAVIRRIREFALSEAEAARIDTPLLITSPEGEQFWPGQSERLAAMTPDVSRLARFTAAEGADGHCEPLARTLVHERVLDWISATIRE
- a CDS encoding aspartate aminotransferase family protein — its product is MTPEHAPFDIADLQSKARDHLWMHFARQSTMDSPDGVPIIVRGEGHHIWDAAGRRYIDGLAGLFVVNAGHGRRRLAQAGARQAEQLAFFPIWSYAHPAAIELADRLADLAPGDLNHVFFSTGGGEAVETAFKLAKNYWKLVGKPGKHKVISRAIAYHGTPQGALAVTGLPGMKQMFEPVTPGGFRVPNTNFYRAAEMGFPGTSEEEFGRWAADRIEEMILFEGPDTVAAVFLEPVQNSGGCFPPPPGYFARVREICDAYDVLLVSDEVICAFGRVGEYFAADAFGYQPDMITFAKAVTSGYSPLGGTIVSDRIYEPFATGTTSFAHGYTFAGHPVSAAVALENLDIFEEEQLNAHVRENSPLFRAALEQLTDLPIVGDVRGAGYFFGIELVKDKTTKQTFDEAESERLLRGFLSKALYDAGLYCRADDRGDPVIQLAPPLTIGPAEFDEIEQILRGVLTEAWQHL